In Temnothorax longispinosus isolate EJ_2023e chromosome 10, Tlon_JGU_v1, whole genome shotgun sequence, a single window of DNA contains:
- the Muted gene encoding biogenesis of lysosome-related organelles complex 1 subunit 5 isoform X2 — protein sequence MFGANDTGEIWGRLFDHRPFVQGEVTFFLREFQERRSDREVERLFKILEYTTELKESQLDRTEQLGDCHLPSLKANVDVALSMCNRVLQREENFDSDNVLSENRLLRKREWEKFINDMSDKCQKVDQTFQEKETEIQEFYVDLEKKLHITP from the exons ATGTTCGGCGCGAACG ACACGGGCGAGATCTGGGGCAGGCTGTTCGACCATCGTCCGTTCGTCCAGGGTGAGGTCACGTTCTTCCTACGAGAGTTTCAG GAAAGAAGGTCCGACAGGGAGGTGGAACGCCTGTTTAAGATACTTGAATACACAACGGAGCTGAAGGAGAGCCAGTTGGATCGCACCGAGCAACTCGGCGATTGCCACTTGCCTAGCCTCAAAGCGAACGTGGATGTCGCGCTGAGTATGTGCAACCGTGTTTTACAGAGGGAGGAAAATTTTGACAGT GATAACGTTCTGAGTGAAAACAGATTGCTTAGAAAAAGAGAGTGGGAGAAGTTCATAAATGATATGAGCGACAAGTGTCAAAAGGTGGACCAGACGTTTCAGGAGAAGGAAACGGAAATACAGGAGTTCTATGTTGACTTGGAAAAGAAATTGCACATTACGCCATAA
- the Muted gene encoding biogenesis of lysosome-related organelles complex 1 subunit 5 isoform X1 translates to MASVIKDTGEIWGRLFDHRPFVQGEVTFFLREFQERRSDREVERLFKILEYTTELKESQLDRTEQLGDCHLPSLKANVDVALSMCNRVLQREENFDSDNVLSENRLLRKREWEKFINDMSDKCQKVDQTFQEKETEIQEFYVDLEKKLHITP, encoded by the exons ATGGCGTCCGTCATCAAAG ACACGGGCGAGATCTGGGGCAGGCTGTTCGACCATCGTCCGTTCGTCCAGGGTGAGGTCACGTTCTTCCTACGAGAGTTTCAG GAAAGAAGGTCCGACAGGGAGGTGGAACGCCTGTTTAAGATACTTGAATACACAACGGAGCTGAAGGAGAGCCAGTTGGATCGCACCGAGCAACTCGGCGATTGCCACTTGCCTAGCCTCAAAGCGAACGTGGATGTCGCGCTGAGTATGTGCAACCGTGTTTTACAGAGGGAGGAAAATTTTGACAGT GATAACGTTCTGAGTGAAAACAGATTGCTTAGAAAAAGAGAGTGGGAGAAGTTCATAAATGATATGAGCGACAAGTGTCAAAAGGTGGACCAGACGTTTCAGGAGAAGGAAACGGAAATACAGGAGTTCTATGTTGACTTGGAAAAGAAATTGCACATTACGCCATAA
- the LOC139821219 gene encoding uncharacterized protein: protein MEAAAGRFLLLMAILSLAIQEEIAEGACSCAVFPVPGTKSIIEHTLKYNVSCDEEGAEKCQQLCIALAEGSRDKAPMLICEKQNVHVENLKVAVYMKSCNTALWTLTGLESIEPICCHEGKAVICDEAMSIIEN, encoded by the exons ATGGAAGCTGCAGCGGGACGATTTCTTCTCCTGATGGCAATCTTGTCTCTCGCGAT ACAAGAGGAAATCGCGGAGGGTGCGTGCAGTTGCGCGGTGTTCCCTGTTCCGGGAACGAAGTCGATAATAGAGCACACGCTGAAATACAATGTGAGCTGCGATGAAGAAGGCGCTGAAAAGTGTCAACAATTATGTATCGCCTTA GCTGAAGGTTCTCGAGATAAGGCACCAATGCTGATTTGCGAGAAACAGAATGTGCATGTCGAAAATTTGAAG GTGGCCGTATATATGAAATCGTGTAACACGGCTCTGTGGACACTCACTGGTTTGGAGAGCATCGAGCCCATTTGCTGTCACGAAGGGAAGGCAGTTATTTGTGACGAGGCGATGTCGATAATAGAGAATTAA